In the Longimicrobiaceae bacterium genome, one interval contains:
- a CDS encoding substrate-binding domain-containing protein yields the protein MCADPNNLPFSNQRGQGFENRLADMLAKDLHATVKYTWWAQRRGFFRNTLNASLCDVVMGVPTSLEMAWTTRPYYRSTYVFVTKRDGGPAIGSLDDPALRKLRIGVQVLGDDGANPPPVHALVRRGLARNLHGYSVYGDYRSDSPPAAIVRGVARGEVDVALAWGPMAGYFARRSPVPLRLVPVTPQIDPPFMPFSFDISMGTRRHDTVLHQELDDFIRRRGPDIARLLDEYGVPRPGAATPAANPGTAP from the coding sequence GTGTGCGCGGACCCGAACAACCTGCCGTTCAGCAACCAGCGCGGGCAGGGCTTCGAGAACCGCCTGGCGGACATGCTGGCGAAGGACCTCCACGCCACCGTCAAGTACACCTGGTGGGCGCAGCGCCGCGGCTTCTTCCGCAACACGCTGAACGCCAGCCTCTGCGACGTGGTGATGGGCGTGCCGACCAGCCTGGAGATGGCCTGGACCACGCGCCCGTACTACCGGTCCACGTACGTGTTCGTCACCAAGCGCGACGGCGGCCCCGCCATCGGCTCTCTGGACGACCCGGCGCTGCGGAAGCTGCGCATCGGCGTGCAGGTGCTGGGCGACGACGGGGCCAACCCGCCGCCCGTGCACGCCCTCGTCCGCCGCGGCCTGGCCCGCAATCTCCACGGCTACAGCGTCTACGGCGACTACCGCAGCGACAGCCCGCCCGCGGCCATCGTCCGCGGCGTCGCGCGCGGCGAGGTGGACGTGGCGCTGGCGTGGGGGCCCATGGCGGGGTACTTCGCGCGCCGCTCGCCGGTGCCGCTGCGCCTGGTGCCGGTGACGCCGCAGATCGACCCGCCGTTCATGCCCTTCTCGTTCGACATCTCCATGGGCACGCGCCGCCACGACACCGTGCTGCACCAGGAGCTGGATGACTTCATCCGCCGCCGCGGGCCGGACATCGCGCGGCTGCTGGACGAGTACGGCGTGCCGCGCCCCGGCGCCGCCACGCCCGCCGCCAACCCAGGCACCGCCCCATGA
- a CDS encoding c-type cytochrome produces the protein MSATPTALALACAALLAAGCKREDREFKTFPPSATPGSLVQDVSLVPGPRSPALVAHSPYEGNAYAVSEGKRLFGWYNCSGCHSHGGGGMGPPLMDDQWIYGSEPENIFETISEGRPNGMPAFGSRLGNDEIWKLVEYVRSLSALGVRQDVRNGRSDEMQGKQPETDVDPTKHPVQSQSPVKLDKP, from the coding sequence ATGAGCGCCACGCCCACAGCCCTCGCCCTGGCCTGCGCCGCCCTGCTGGCCGCCGGCTGCAAGCGCGAGGACCGCGAGTTCAAGACGTTTCCGCCCTCCGCCACGCCGGGCAGCCTGGTGCAGGACGTGAGCCTGGTTCCGGGCCCGCGCTCGCCGGCGCTGGTGGCGCACAGCCCGTACGAGGGCAACGCCTACGCGGTGAGCGAGGGCAAGCGCCTCTTCGGCTGGTACAATTGCAGCGGCTGCCACTCGCACGGCGGGGGCGGCATGGGGCCGCCGCTCATGGACGACCAGTGGATCTACGGCAGCGAGCCGGAGAACATCTTCGAGACCATCTCCGAGGGCCGTCCCAACGGCATGCCCGCGTTCGGCAGCCGGCTGGGCAACGACGAGATCTGGAAGCTGGTGGAGTACGTGCGCTCGCTCAGCGCGCTGGGCGTGCGGCAGGACGTGCGCAATGGCCGCAGCGACGAGATGCAGGGCAAGCAGCCGGAGACGGACGT